In Apium graveolens cultivar Ventura chromosome 10, ASM990537v1, whole genome shotgun sequence, the following are encoded in one genomic region:
- the LOC141690971 gene encoding uncharacterized protein LOC141690971, with the protein MDGDNQNNNENQNNNGNQGNNDEGGNVFDQLAETLAVLVNQQPKPNIVSQFKRLNPPTFDGATDPTVVEMWIQEMEKAFGLLGSNEQQKVTLAVYQLQGSAYDWWLIEKRKNETTTNLEENPEPYTWEKFKKALEDKYFPRTIRLQKERDFTHLQQGVKTVIQYEAEFAKLAKYASTLVADESSRARRLEEGLRSDIRNSVASFELQTYEAVLNKALVIERGLAESEKAYGSWNKRRFTQTSGQSFQGGPLKKPHVYDNIGGQGDRERCSRCGKNHPDKVCRWNTGACFHCGEVGHKISNCPHNPPPPPRKEADNKMGKGRVFQLTENDNYRN; encoded by the coding sequence ATGGACGGAGATAATCAGAACAACAACGAAAATCAGAACAACAATGGAAATCAGGGCAACAATGATGAAGGAGGAAACGTCTTTGACCAGCTGGCTGAAACTCTAGCTGTACTTGTGAATCAGCAACCAAAGCCCAACATCGTCTCTCAGTTCAAGCGTTTGAACCCGCCAACTTTTGATGGAGCAACTGATCCGACAGTAGTCGAGATGTGGATCcaagagatggaaaaagcttttggACTTCTTGGGAGCAATGAGCAGCAGAAGGTGACCTTAGCTGTGTACCAATTGCAAGGAAGCGCTTACGACTGGTGGCTTATAGAGAAGAGGAAGAACGAGACAACAACGAATCTTGAAGAAAATCCTGAACCGTACACTTGGGAAAAGTTCAAGAAGGCTTTAGAGGACAAGTACTTTCCTAGAACAATTCGTCTGCAGAAAGAGAGAGACTTCACTCACCTTCAGCAAGGGGTTAAAACCGTCATTCAATACGAAGCAGAATTTGCAAAGCTTGCGAAATACGCGTCGACCTTAGTAGCTGATGAGAGCAGTCGAGCACGAAGATTGGAAGAGGGACTTCGAAGCGACATCAGGAACTCTGTGGCGTCTTTTGAACTTCAGACATACGAGGCTGTCCTCAACAAGGCGTTAGTGATCGAAAGGGGCTTGGCAGAATCTGAAAAGGCGTATGGCAGCTGGAATAAGAGGCGGTTCACTCAAACTAGTGGGCAATCTTTTCAAGGGGGACCACTCAAGAAGCCACATGTGTACGATAACATCGGAGGTCAAGGTGATCGAGAAAGGTGTTCGAGGTGCGGCAAGAATCATCCCGACAAAGTCTGCCGTTGGAATACAGGTGCTTGTTTCCATTGCGGAGAAGTAGGACACAAGATTTCGAATTGTCCGCACAACCCGCCACCGCCACCAAGGAAGGAAGCAGATAACAAGATGGGCAAAGGACGAGTATTTCAGCTCACAGAAAATGACAACTATCGCAATTAA